One window of the Amycolatopsis mediterranei genome contains the following:
- a CDS encoding sugar-binding domain-containing protein, with amino-acid sequence MAQRQRRPLAQPSPLLGDEKASPEAKRTVLRRRSVLAGAGALAASAALPRLEPTAEAATASRRVVYDLNPDWRFVQADVPGANATTFDDSSWTTVSVPHTYNDVDSFDNWITSSGESAVAMQITWYRKHFTMPAGLAGMKVFLEFERVRQAATVYVNGVQVGLCEFGVSPFGFDITDRIRFGADNVIAVKADNTKWRPEQAGGVGFQWDTRDFYPEYGGLTHNVRMHVLPRTYFTLPLSMNLGTTGTYVFPSAFNIPGATAAITAQAQVRNEDSAARTVTVSANLIDAGGALHATIAGSAVSVAPGETRVVTLSQRIPGLRFWSPASPSLYTVEMVLSIDGAVVDAYPVVTGFRKTAFQGGTTAGGVYLNDQYVYLTGYAVRTTNEWAVIGGAVPEWLTGLDGQLIRDSHANLIRWMHVSAPPNQIRMTDKYGIVSVQPAGDKESDVTGRQWDQRVEQMRASMVYFRNSPSILFWEAGNNWITAAHMSQMLDLRRTWDPAGGRAIGCRAISDSSAYGGTAAVDAAEYVGTMLNRHYSVYARDRKPVIECEYTRDEAPRRVWDNYSPPDFGYRTGPDVTYHWTSEDFAATVAASSRYEFWSQRIQGPGDRRYAGAAALIWADSNQHGRQYNWECARLSGRVDAVRIPKESLHSYRVMQNPAADIHVIGHWTYPSGTRKTIHVLASAAVHEVRLLVNGTQVGSNSSPAYDFLYSFPDVAWQSGTITAVGYTTGGTEVVRASKTTTGAAVALKLTPYTAPGGLRADGSDVAFFDVEAVDSAGRRMPTHQARVDFTLTGPGTFLGGFNSHIPGSVHKSAVETEAGVNRVFVRATRGAGTLTLRATASGLTAATATVTSTAFTTTGGLTVLRS; translated from the coding sequence GTGGCCCAGCGACAACGACGTCCGCTCGCCCAACCCAGCCCTCTCCTGGGGGACGAAAAGGCTTCCCCGGAGGCGAAGCGCACGGTCCTGCGGAGGCGTTCCGTCCTGGCCGGCGCCGGTGCGCTGGCCGCGAGCGCGGCTCTGCCCCGCCTCGAGCCCACCGCGGAGGCGGCGACGGCGAGCCGTCGCGTGGTGTACGACCTCAACCCGGACTGGCGATTCGTCCAGGCCGACGTCCCCGGGGCGAACGCGACCACGTTCGACGACTCCTCGTGGACGACGGTGAGCGTGCCGCACACCTACAACGACGTCGACTCGTTCGACAACTGGATCACCAGCTCCGGCGAGAGCGCGGTCGCCATGCAGATCACCTGGTACCGCAAGCACTTCACCATGCCGGCCGGTCTGGCCGGGATGAAGGTGTTCCTGGAGTTCGAACGGGTGCGGCAGGCGGCCACGGTGTACGTCAACGGCGTCCAGGTGGGATTGTGCGAATTCGGGGTCTCCCCGTTCGGCTTCGACATCACCGACCGGATCAGGTTCGGCGCGGACAACGTGATCGCGGTGAAGGCCGACAACACGAAGTGGCGGCCTGAGCAGGCCGGCGGGGTCGGGTTCCAATGGGACACCCGTGACTTCTACCCCGAGTACGGCGGGTTGACCCACAACGTCCGGATGCACGTGCTGCCCAGGACGTACTTCACGCTGCCGCTGTCCATGAACCTGGGCACCACGGGCACCTACGTCTTCCCGAGCGCGTTCAACATCCCCGGCGCGACCGCGGCGATCACCGCGCAGGCGCAGGTACGCAACGAAGACTCCGCCGCGCGGACCGTCACCGTGTCGGCGAACCTGATCGACGCCGGCGGCGCCCTGCACGCGACCATCGCCGGTTCGGCGGTCAGCGTGGCCCCGGGCGAGACCCGGGTGGTGACGCTCTCCCAACGGATTCCCGGCCTCCGCTTCTGGAGCCCGGCCTCGCCCTCCCTGTACACGGTCGAGATGGTGCTGAGCATCGACGGTGCGGTGGTCGACGCCTACCCGGTGGTGACCGGCTTCCGCAAGACCGCGTTCCAGGGCGGCACCACCGCCGGTGGCGTGTACCTCAACGACCAGTACGTCTACCTGACCGGGTATGCCGTGCGGACCACCAACGAATGGGCCGTCATCGGCGGCGCGGTGCCGGAGTGGCTGACCGGGCTGGACGGGCAGCTGATCCGGGACAGCCACGCCAACCTGATCCGGTGGATGCACGTCTCCGCCCCGCCCAACCAGATCCGGATGACCGACAAGTACGGCATCGTGTCCGTCCAGCCGGCCGGCGACAAGGAGTCCGACGTCACCGGCCGGCAGTGGGACCAGCGGGTCGAGCAGATGCGGGCCTCGATGGTCTACTTCCGCAACAGCCCCAGCATCCTGTTCTGGGAGGCCGGCAACAACTGGATCACGGCCGCGCACATGAGCCAGATGCTCGACCTGCGCAGGACCTGGGACCCCGCCGGCGGACGGGCGATCGGCTGCCGGGCCATCTCGGACAGCTCCGCGTACGGGGGAACCGCGGCCGTGGACGCGGCCGAGTACGTGGGCACCATGCTCAACCGGCACTACTCGGTCTACGCGCGCGACCGCAAACCCGTCATCGAGTGCGAGTACACCCGTGACGAGGCGCCCCGCCGGGTGTGGGACAACTACTCCCCACCCGACTTCGGCTACCGCACCGGACCGGACGTCACCTACCACTGGACGTCCGAGGACTTCGCCGCCACCGTCGCCGCGAGCAGCCGGTACGAGTTCTGGTCGCAGCGCATCCAGGGGCCCGGCGACCGCCGCTACGCCGGCGCCGCCGCGTTGATCTGGGCCGACTCCAACCAGCACGGCCGCCAGTACAACTGGGAGTGCGCCCGGCTGTCCGGTCGGGTCGACGCGGTGCGCATTCCCAAGGAGTCCCTGCACAGCTACCGGGTCATGCAGAACCCGGCGGCCGACATCCACGTCATCGGCCACTGGACGTACCCGTCCGGCACCAGGAAGACCATCCACGTGCTGGCTTCCGCCGCCGTCCACGAGGTGCGGTTGCTGGTCAACGGCACCCAGGTCGGCAGCAACAGCTCACCGGCCTACGACTTCCTGTACTCCTTCCCGGACGTCGCCTGGCAGTCCGGCACCATCACCGCGGTCGGCTACACCACCGGCGGCACCGAGGTCGTCCGCGCGTCCAAGACCACCACCGGCGCGGCGGTCGCCCTCAAGCTCACCCCGTACACGGCGCCGGGCGGACTGCGAGCCGACGGGAGTGACGTCGCGTTCTTCGACGTGGAAGCCGTCGACAGCGCCGGCCGCCGGATGCCGACCCACCAGGCCCGGGTGGACTTCACCCTGACCGGCCCCGGCACGTTCCTCGGCGGCTTCAACTCCCACATCCCGGGCAGTGTGCACAAGTCCGCCGTCGAGACCGAGGCCGGCGTCAACCGGGTCTTCGTCCGCGCCACCCGCGGCGCCGGCACGCTCACCCTGCGCGCTACGGCGTCCGGGCTGACCGCCGCGACCGCCACCGTCACGTCGACCGCCTTCACCACGACCGGCGGGCTCACCGTCCTCCGCTCCTGA
- a CDS encoding ricin-type beta-trefoil lectin domain protein, translated as MSGQRRLLALVAGLVLALLGSAGVQLAAAPAARASTGQFHGVNWADQRDNFLWDENVPIGLSKSDNYATTYTKATAVLKGFQGLGTNTVRFGINPQTTASSWWGSLTAAYDAASALGMNVMIAPWTPPDGSGRINGESAAFYRMWDTVIAKYGGKSNFYFDMINEPWGYGATELTNLAADWLAHYPAIPRGRMVIPGLWADQDICTVGADSRLNGTLLSIHLYTLGGETHPTAAEWAATFRSRLCGYADRAVLSEFGVPMNTGINYNGPRDGTNNVSYLYGLTDTVRSLGMGSLLWTGVKQADQTVGPGPCFNASCAITSLAGSGTNLSLTVTNQSGLDRFRYGWGLNDNPGGGSGGSGGVLRGAGSNRCLDVPGVSQADGTRLQIWDCNGGTNQQWAALSNGALQVYGSKCLDVPGHATASGTRVQIYTCNGGANQQWRLGSDGTVIGVESGLCLDVTGAATANATPVAIATCNGGTNQKWTRQ; from the coding sequence ATGAGTGGACAACGACGCCTGCTCGCCCTGGTCGCCGGTCTCGTGCTGGCCCTGCTGGGGTCCGCGGGAGTCCAGCTCGCCGCGGCTCCCGCCGCCCGGGCCTCCACCGGCCAGTTCCACGGCGTGAACTGGGCGGATCAGCGGGACAACTTCCTGTGGGACGAGAACGTCCCCATCGGACTGTCCAAATCGGACAATTACGCGACCACCTACACCAAGGCCACGGCGGTCCTGAAGGGATTCCAGGGCCTGGGCACCAACACCGTCCGGTTCGGCATCAACCCCCAGACCACCGCGTCGTCCTGGTGGGGAAGCCTCACCGCCGCCTACGACGCGGCGAGTGCCCTGGGCATGAACGTGATGATCGCGCCCTGGACACCACCGGACGGCAGCGGCCGGATCAACGGCGAGTCGGCCGCCTTCTACCGGATGTGGGACACCGTCATCGCCAAGTACGGCGGCAAGAGCAACTTTTACTTCGACATGATCAACGAGCCGTGGGGGTACGGCGCGACCGAGCTGACCAACCTGGCCGCCGACTGGCTGGCGCACTACCCCGCCATCCCGCGCGGGCGCATGGTGATCCCGGGGCTGTGGGCCGACCAGGACATCTGCACGGTCGGTGCCGACTCGCGCCTCAACGGCACCCTGCTGTCGATCCACCTGTACACCCTCGGCGGGGAGACGCACCCGACCGCCGCGGAGTGGGCCGCCACCTTCAGAAGCCGGTTGTGCGGCTACGCCGACCGGGCCGTGCTGAGCGAGTTCGGCGTCCCGATGAACACCGGCATCAACTACAACGGGCCGCGCGACGGTACCAACAACGTGTCCTACCTCTACGGTCTCACCGACACCGTCCGCAGTCTCGGCATGGGTTCGCTGCTGTGGACCGGGGTGAAGCAGGCCGACCAGACGGTGGGCCCCGGCCCCTGCTTCAACGCGTCCTGCGCGATCACGTCCCTCGCCGGCAGCGGAACCAATCTCTCGCTGACGGTGACCAACCAGTCCGGCCTCGACCGGTTCCGCTACGGCTGGGGACTGAACGACAACCCCGGTGGCGGTAGTGGCGGCAGCGGCGGGGTGCTGCGGGGCGCCGGATCCAACCGGTGCCTGGACGTGCCGGGCGTCAGCCAGGCCGATGGCACCCGGCTGCAGATCTGGGACTGCAACGGGGGCACCAATCAGCAGTGGGCGGCCTTGTCCAACGGCGCCTTGCAGGTCTACGGCAGCAAGTGCCTCGACGTGCCCGGACACGCCACCGCCTCGGGCACCCGGGTCCAGATCTACACCTGCAACGGCGGCGCCAACCAGCAATGGCGGCTCGGCTCCGACGGCACCGTCATCGGAGTCGAATCCGGGCTGTGCCTCGACGTCACCGGTGCCGCCACCGCCAACGCCACCCCCGTCGCCATCGCCACCTGCAACGGCGGCACCAACCAGAAGTGGACCCGTCAATAG
- a CDS encoding ricin-type beta-trefoil lectin domain protein, whose protein sequence is MRPHHSPRGRHLRRLLAGGTASILMTAAALLPAAPAGAATSASVTVNTAATLGTIPAAGHGLNFAIYDGHMNDAAIPGLVSGARFSALRYPGGSYADGYHWQTHTMEDGGYVAPNTGFDTFMSTVRTAGAQAVVTANYGSGTPAEAAAWVRYANITHGYGVKTWEIGNEVYGNGYYGANWEHDTHADKSPRAYANNVLQFISAMKAVDSTIKIGVVLTTPGGWPDGIVHSGDAMDWNNTVMSIVRDQADFAIVHWYPGAGSARDALSKPRQIASTVAAVRTVIGKYAGANAGRVGIAVTETNPGFQLTSATSALFATDSYLTWWENGAFNLDWWDMHNGSNTPASPADDGTTDYHDEGILSSASTTEPPLNTPLPPYYGLAMTGRAGAPGDTLLATSSSNSLLVSHAVKTSTGVNVVLINQDLGNSATVSLSYNGYTPNGTTTVDQWKKGDTSISTTTQASANSITVAPYSVTVLHTAGGGGSNPAAGVLKGAGSGRCVDVPGAVSTNGTQVALWDCHGGTNQQWTYTSGRQLTVYGTKCLDAAAQGTTAGTKAQIWDCTGAANQQWNLNADGTVTGVQSGLCLDAAANGTANGTPIQLWTCNGGSNQRWSR, encoded by the coding sequence ATGCGACCACACCACTCACCGCGCGGCCGGCACCTCCGGCGTCTGCTGGCCGGCGGCACAGCGAGCATCCTGATGACCGCCGCGGCCCTGCTGCCCGCCGCACCGGCCGGCGCCGCGACGTCCGCGTCCGTCACCGTCAACACCGCCGCCACCCTGGGCACGATCCCGGCGGCCGGGCACGGTCTCAACTTCGCGATCTACGACGGCCACATGAACGACGCCGCCATCCCCGGTCTGGTGAGCGGGGCCCGGTTCAGCGCCCTGCGGTACCCCGGCGGCTCCTACGCGGACGGATACCACTGGCAGACCCACACGATGGAGGACGGCGGGTACGTCGCCCCCAACACCGGCTTCGACACCTTCATGTCCACCGTGCGGACCGCGGGCGCCCAAGCCGTCGTCACCGCCAACTACGGCAGTGGCACCCCCGCCGAAGCGGCGGCCTGGGTCCGCTACGCCAACATCACCCACGGGTACGGCGTCAAGACCTGGGAAATCGGCAACGAGGTCTACGGCAACGGCTACTACGGCGCCAACTGGGAGCACGACACGCACGCGGACAAGAGCCCGAGGGCGTACGCGAACAACGTCCTGCAGTTCATCTCCGCGATGAAGGCCGTCGACAGCACCATCAAGATCGGCGTGGTGCTCACCACGCCGGGCGGCTGGCCCGACGGCATCGTCCACTCCGGGGACGCCATGGACTGGAACAACACCGTCATGTCCATCGTCCGGGACCAAGCGGACTTCGCCATCGTGCACTGGTACCCGGGCGCCGGGTCCGCCCGCGACGCGCTGAGCAAGCCGCGGCAGATCGCCTCGACCGTCGCCGCGGTCCGCACGGTGATCGGCAAGTACGCCGGGGCCAACGCCGGCCGGGTCGGCATCGCCGTCACCGAGACCAACCCCGGTTTCCAGCTCACCAGCGCCACCTCGGCCCTGTTCGCCACGGACTCCTACCTCACCTGGTGGGAAAACGGCGCGTTCAACCTGGACTGGTGGGACATGCACAACGGCTCGAACACCCCCGCCAGTCCCGCCGATGACGGCACCACCGACTACCACGACGAAGGCATCCTCTCCAGCGCCAGCACCACGGAACCACCGCTCAACACCCCGCTGCCGCCCTACTACGGGCTCGCCATGACCGGCCGCGCCGGGGCACCGGGCGACACCCTGCTCGCGACGTCTTCCAGCAACTCCCTCCTGGTCAGCCACGCCGTCAAGACGAGCACCGGGGTCAACGTCGTCCTGATCAACCAGGACCTCGGCAACTCGGCCACCGTGTCGCTGTCCTACAACGGCTACACGCCGAACGGCACCACCACGGTCGACCAGTGGAAGAAGGGGGACACCTCGATCAGCACCACGACGCAGGCATCGGCGAACTCGATCACCGTCGCGCCCTACTCCGTCACGGTCCTGCACACCGCCGGCGGCGGCGGGAGCAACCCGGCCGCCGGCGTGCTCAAGGGAGCCGGATCCGGCCGCTGCGTCGACGTGCCGGGGGCGGTCAGCACCAACGGCACCCAGGTGGCGTTGTGGGACTGCCACGGCGGTACCAACCAGCAGTGGACGTACACGTCCGGCCGGCAGCTGACCGTCTACGGAACGAAGTGCCTGGACGCCGCGGCCCAGGGCACGACCGCCGGCACCAAGGCGCAGATCTGGGACTGCACCGGCGCCGCGAACCAGCAGTGGAACCTCAACGCGGACGGCACCGTGACCGGCGTCCAGTCCGGGTTGTGCCTGGACGCCGCCGCGAACGGGACCGCCAACGGCACCCCGATCCAGTTGTGGACCTGCAACGGCGGCAGCAACCAGCGGTGGTCCCGGTGA
- a CDS encoding carbohydrate binding domain-containing protein translates to MTTAAAGVTTWWWVDCASAGNGNGTAQSSPWNTLSSVNAHTFKAGDGLVFATGTSCRGQLALRGSGASGNPIVIGQWRSGHGSGKPILAGGGVTPATVYLHDNEYVTVEDLEVTNSGASAGDRAGILAYNDTGSTLHGITITANTVDNVNGYRWGYYGVNAGIAVDIDGGLANPGVYSGVTISDNAVWNVNRAGVWVGSLAENGAISARSTGVTISGNQMTDLGADGIVTRYTSGAQILNNVVYDAGSWSGGANSGSPSYYNPYPDGIWPVNSDNPVVQGNEVFGFVSQGAGDGDALDCDLHTTNCLMQDNYSHDNVDGLWMDCSGAGGRGEVFRYNISQNDATARNGIFNNGCGGSPTPAVYNNTVYIGSGSPKIDSANRANWGSGTAFTDNIIDNQGNGGFGTSARWDHTLFHGSGNRPADNTNAVVGDPRFAHPNGAGNGRGTAAAAYALSSGSAAIGTAVAIAGAPGRDFSGNSVCASPDIGAMQNLCGPAGQVNNPGFETGSLSPWTNLAGAGVVGDNAHTGSYAVRTGNVNSGVSQTVYGLASNRTYTLTGWVKSSNGSDAVYVGVKNYGGTETSIPATSSTYTRISVTFTTGSGSTSATIYCWKNGGSAASYCDDFSVS, encoded by the coding sequence GTGACGACCGCGGCAGCCGGCGTGACGACCTGGTGGTGGGTGGACTGCGCGTCCGCCGGCAACGGCAACGGCACGGCACAGTCCAGTCCCTGGAACACCCTGAGCTCGGTCAACGCCCACACCTTCAAAGCCGGTGACGGACTCGTCTTCGCCACCGGCACCAGCTGCCGCGGACAGCTGGCCCTGCGCGGGTCGGGCGCCAGTGGCAACCCCATCGTCATCGGGCAGTGGCGAAGCGGCCACGGGTCGGGCAAGCCGATCCTCGCCGGCGGCGGGGTCACGCCGGCCACCGTGTACCTGCACGACAACGAGTACGTGACCGTCGAGGATCTCGAAGTCACCAACAGCGGCGCGAGCGCGGGAGACCGGGCCGGCATCCTCGCCTACAACGACACCGGCAGCACCTTGCACGGCATCACCATCACCGCCAACACCGTCGACAACGTGAACGGCTACCGGTGGGGCTACTACGGCGTCAACGCCGGGATCGCCGTGGACATCGACGGCGGGCTCGCGAACCCCGGCGTCTACAGTGGCGTGACCATCTCGGACAACGCCGTGTGGAACGTCAACCGGGCCGGCGTCTGGGTGGGCAGCCTGGCGGAGAACGGCGCCATCTCCGCGCGCAGCACCGGCGTCACCATCTCGGGCAACCAGATGACCGACCTGGGTGCGGACGGCATCGTGACGCGCTACACCAGCGGCGCGCAGATACTCAACAACGTCGTCTACGACGCCGGCAGCTGGTCCGGGGGCGCGAACTCGGGCAGCCCGAGCTACTACAACCCCTATCCGGACGGTATCTGGCCGGTCAACAGCGACAACCCGGTCGTCCAGGGCAACGAGGTGTTCGGTTTCGTGTCGCAGGGCGCGGGTGACGGCGACGCCCTGGACTGCGACCTGCACACCACCAACTGCCTCATGCAGGACAACTACAGCCACGACAACGTCGACGGCCTCTGGATGGACTGCAGTGGTGCCGGGGGCCGAGGCGAAGTGTTCCGCTACAACATCTCGCAGAACGACGCCACCGCCCGCAACGGCATCTTCAACAACGGCTGCGGCGGGTCTCCGACTCCCGCCGTCTACAACAACACGGTGTACATCGGCTCCGGCAGCCCCAAGATCGACAGCGCGAACCGGGCGAACTGGGGCAGCGGGACGGCCTTCACCGACAACATCATCGACAACCAGGGCAACGGCGGCTTCGGCACCAGTGCCCGCTGGGATCACACCCTCTTCCACGGCTCGGGCAACCGGCCCGCCGACAACACGAACGCGGTCGTGGGTGACCCGAGGTTCGCGCACCCGAACGGCGCCGGCAACGGCCGCGGCACGGCGGCCGCCGCCTACGCCCTGTCCAGCGGCTCGGCGGCGATCGGCACCGCGGTGGCCATCGCCGGTGCTCCCGGGCGGGATTTCTCCGGCAACAGCGTCTGCGCCAGTCCTGACATCGGAGCCATGCAGAACCTGTGCGGTCCGGCGGGCCAGGTGAACAACCCGGGATTCGAGACGGGCAGCCTGAGTCCCTGGACCAACCTGGCCGGCGCCGGCGTGGTCGGCGACAACGCGCACACCGGCAGCTACGCCGTGCGGACCGGAAACGTCAACTCCGGTGTGTCGCAGACGGTTTACGGGCTCGCGTCCAACCGCACCTACACCCTCACCGGCTGGGTGAAGTCGAGCAACGGCAGCGACGCCGTCTACGTCGGCGTCAAGAACTACGGCGGCACGGAGACCAGCATCCCCGCCACCTCGAGCACCTACACGCGGATCAGCGTCACGTTCACCACGGGCTCGGGCAGCACCAGCGCAACCATCTACTGCTGGAAGAACGGGGGCAGCGCCGCAAGCTACTGCGACGACTTCTCCGTCAGTTGA
- a CDS encoding glycoside hydrolase family 44 protein produces the protein MLTAQVIAAPPASAAGLSLSVGVSAARHPISPGIYGLNGGDPAFNAEIGQTVARWGGNASSRYNFKNHTYNTGSDWYFENIVADQEHSVEGMVGSNLGRGIKPVVTVPLSGWVAKDSPSSHPFACGFPATRFPQQDSFDQWDPHCGNGKLNQENLTGVPTDTSVPADAAFDGEMVSHLVDQFGTAAQGGVPIYELDNEPVLWSSTHRDVHPDPVSDDELGGKGTAAAAAIKAADPSAAVLGPSGWGYCEWVASGVDGCGPGADSAAHGGLNLSQWYLKNMKDYSDAHGGKRFLDYFDQHFYPQISGDKTPEANALRLRSIRSLWDPTYVEESWIGPSGVNAPPLQFIRTMKSWVDRYYPGTKTAITEYNWGALDDINGALAEADILGVFGREGLDLATMWGEPKPTDPGAYAFRMYRNYDGAGSRFGDVSVSATAADQGQLAVYAAQRSSDQALTVMVVNKTGGDLTSPLSVAGFDNAAAAQRFTYSPANLGAIVRGDDLPASNGHVDATYPANSITLLVLPAAGCSASLSVNGDWGTGHVATVTVTNDRRTAITGWRVSWTWPGDQRITNSWNTTLKQNAASVVASDAGWNGPIGAGGSTTFGFQATGTAPPPKLTCTPA, from the coding sequence TTGCTGACCGCACAAGTCATCGCCGCGCCCCCGGCTTCCGCCGCCGGGCTCAGCCTGTCGGTGGGCGTGTCCGCCGCCCGGCACCCGATCAGCCCCGGCATCTACGGCCTCAACGGCGGCGATCCGGCGTTCAACGCCGAAATCGGCCAGACGGTGGCGCGCTGGGGCGGCAACGCCAGCAGCCGCTACAACTTCAAGAACCACACCTACAACACCGGCAGCGACTGGTACTTCGAAAACATCGTCGCCGACCAGGAACACTCCGTCGAGGGCATGGTCGGGTCCAACCTCGGCCGCGGCATCAAGCCGGTCGTCACCGTGCCCCTGAGCGGCTGGGTGGCCAAGGACTCGCCGTCGTCCCACCCGTTCGCCTGCGGGTTCCCGGCGACCCGGTTCCCGCAGCAGGACAGCTTCGACCAGTGGGATCCCCACTGCGGCAACGGAAAGCTCAACCAGGAGAACCTCACCGGCGTCCCCACCGACACCTCGGTCCCGGCGGACGCGGCGTTCGACGGCGAAATGGTTTCGCACCTGGTGGACCAGTTCGGCACCGCGGCCCAAGGTGGCGTGCCGATCTACGAACTCGACAACGAGCCGGTGCTCTGGTCCAGCACGCACCGGGACGTGCACCCCGATCCGGTCTCGGACGACGAACTGGGCGGCAAGGGCACCGCGGCCGCCGCGGCGATCAAGGCCGCCGACCCCAGCGCGGCTGTCCTCGGCCCGTCCGGGTGGGGATACTGCGAGTGGGTTGCGTCCGGAGTGGACGGTTGCGGGCCGGGTGCCGACTCGGCCGCGCACGGCGGGCTCAACCTCTCCCAGTGGTACCTCAAGAACATGAAGGACTACAGCGACGCCCACGGCGGCAAGCGCTTCCTCGACTACTTCGACCAGCACTTCTACCCCCAGATCAGCGGCGACAAGACGCCGGAAGCCAATGCGCTGCGGCTGCGGTCCATCCGGTCGCTGTGGGATCCGACCTACGTCGAGGAGTCCTGGATCGGCCCGAGCGGGGTCAACGCGCCGCCGCTGCAGTTCATCCGCACGATGAAGTCGTGGGTCGACCGGTACTACCCCGGGACCAAGACCGCCATCACCGAGTACAACTGGGGCGCGCTGGACGACATCAACGGCGCGCTGGCGGAGGCCGACATCCTGGGTGTCTTCGGCCGTGAGGGCCTCGACCTCGCCACGATGTGGGGCGAACCGAAGCCGACCGACCCGGGCGCGTACGCGTTCCGGATGTACCGCAACTACGACGGCGCGGGCAGCCGGTTCGGTGACGTCAGCGTGTCGGCGACCGCCGCCGATCAGGGTCAGCTGGCGGTGTATGCGGCGCAGCGGTCCTCCGACCAGGCGCTGACCGTCATGGTCGTCAACAAGACCGGCGGCGACCTGACCTCGCCGCTGTCGGTGGCCGGGTTCGACAACGCCGCTGCGGCACAGCGGTTCACCTACAGCCCGGCCAACCTGGGCGCCATCGTGCGCGGTGACGACCTCCCGGCGAGCAACGGCCACGTCGACGCGACCTACCCGGCGAACTCCATCACGCTGCTGGTCCTGCCGGCGGCCGGGTGCTCGGCAAGCCTGTCCGTCAACGGCGACTGGGGCACCGGACACGTCGCGACGGTGACCGTCACCAACGACCGCCGCACGGCGATCACCGGATGGCGGGTCAGCTGGACCTGGCCCGGCGACCAGCGGATCACCAACTCGTGGAACACCACGCTGAAGCAGAACGCCGCGAGCGTGGTCGCCTCCGATGCGGGGTGGAACGGCCCGATCGGCGCGGGCGGCAGCACGACCTTCGGGTTCCAGGCGACCGGGACGGCACCACCACCGAAGCTGACCTGCACGCCTGCCTGA
- a CDS encoding MerR family transcriptional regulator gives MIPDQAGPAAPDAADKFDDEHYPAYTMGRAADMLGTTQGFLRSLDEAGLITPQRSAGGHRRYSRYQLRLAARVRELVDHGTAIDAACRIVSLEDQLHEAQRLNSELRTQD, from the coding sequence ATGATTCCTGACCAAGCAGGACCGGCCGCGCCGGATGCGGCCGACAAGTTCGACGATGAGCACTACCCCGCCTACACCATGGGCCGGGCCGCGGACATGCTCGGCACCACGCAGGGTTTCCTGCGCAGCCTCGACGAAGCCGGGCTGATCACGCCGCAGCGCTCCGCCGGCGGGCACCGCCGCTACTCCCGCTACCAGCTGCGGCTGGCCGCCCGCGTGCGGGAACTGGTCGATCACGGCACCGCGATCGACGCCGCCTGCCGCATCGTCAGCCTCGAAGACCAGCTCCACGAAGCCCAGCGCCTCAATTCCGAACTCCGCACCCAAGACTGA
- a CDS encoding ATP-binding protein, whose amino-acid sequence MPEPSNEPAPAPPSWSMDLRGTTAPALVEIRRWASRALARVADAHLGDVLLVATELVTNAYDHGEGPLQVRMSHTPSPCRVRIEVDDNCPDHPQLTVPSLERPGGRGMHIVDKLACSWGVAEHPAGSKTVWAEVSCGGSDAVPCAAVACS is encoded by the coding sequence ATGCCCGAGCCGAGCAACGAGCCGGCCCCGGCCCCGCCGTCGTGGTCGATGGACCTGCGCGGGACCACCGCCCCGGCGCTGGTCGAGATCCGTCGCTGGGCGTCCCGGGCACTGGCCCGGGTGGCTGACGCCCACCTGGGCGATGTGCTGCTGGTGGCCACGGAGCTGGTGACCAACGCCTACGACCACGGCGAGGGCCCGCTGCAGGTCCGGATGAGCCACACGCCGAGCCCGTGCCGGGTCCGGATCGAAGTCGACGACAACTGCCCGGACCACCCCCAGCTCACCGTGCCGTCGCTCGAGCGCCCTGGTGGCCGCGGCATGCACATCGTGGACAAGCTCGCCTGCTCCTGGGGCGTGGCCGAGCACCCGGCCGGCAGCAAGACGGTCTGGGCGGAAGTGTCTTGCGGCGGGAGCGACGCAGTGCCGTGCGCCGCGGTGGCCTGTTCCTGA